The candidate division TA06 bacterium DNA window CAATAAACGTTTTTAATCCAATTCCTACCTCTCCCATACGGGCATCATATGCCAAATCATCTCTTGATAAATTTTCTGCTTTAAACGCCTTGCAAAATATATTCTCAGCAATCCTATAATGCAAATAAGGAGTGTTTGACTCTGAGAATAATCTTGATAAAGAACAAATGGCTTTTAGATAGGCAATATAAGTATTATTATGTTTTAAATTATTTTCGTTCATAATTTTTCCATTTGTTTAATAAATGTTTTTTAATGATAACTGGCTATTTATTGATATTTGTGTTTCTCTAATGCGAGTTTCTGCAATCCTACAAAACTCCATGTTCATTTCAAAACCAATAAAGCGACGATTAGTAAAAATTGCGGCTACAGCCGTAGTACCGCTTCCTATAAAGGGATCCAATACAATATCGTTTTCCTTTGAGGTAGTCAAAATTAAAGGCTTTATAAGTGAAACAGGATATGATGCTTGATGTTCCTTAAAAGGTTCAATACTATTTCTATAAATATCCCTATGGTTGTTTAATCTTTTAGCAATTTCTAAATCAAAATAATATCTTCTCGATTTTACAAAATGGAAAATATGCTCATAAACAGGATAACGTCTATCTGGCGAGTAAGACGGTACAGGATTTGGCTTTTCCCAAATTATTTTATTGCGTAAAATCCATCCCTGTTCTTGCATACCTATAGCAACACGTTCTGGAATCATTAAAAGTTGTTTGTATTGTAGATATTTGCCATTTGGTCTTATTATTTTATGCTCTCTGTAATGTATATCTGTTTTTCTTGCATATCTTCCCTTATTTCTAATAAAACCTTTTGTTCCAAAATAAACATCACCAATATTCAAATAAAAAGAACCGTCTTGACGCAAGATTCTTTTTAATTCTATGGTGAATTGTAATAGATTACTAACATAGTCTAAAGGGGATTCTTCTCTACCTAATGTTTCATTGCCATAAATCCTGCATCCAAAATATGGTGGGCTTGTTATAATCAGATGGATAGAATTAGCAGATAAATTTCCTAGTAACTCTAAAGAATCTCCACAATATATTTTATTTACATTGTGATTTATCATATCTGACTGATAAGCAAGTGTAGAAGTTACACCCTCTTTTACAAAAAGTTGTTTGTTTCTTTTTTGCTTATATAATACTTTTATTTTCATTTTTCACCTTAAAGATATATGTAAAGCCCAAGTTCGTCTGGGCGTCAAGTCTGGCTCCAGCGGTAGGGCTCGAACCTACAACCTTGCGGTTAACAGCCGCTTGCTCCACCATTGAGCTACGCTGGAACTTAAACGTTAATTATATTTTATTTTTAACTAACTGTCAAGTTGAATTTAAAAGAAAAAAACAGGAACATAGATTTCCTGCAAGCAGCGCGGTAATGCGCCCTGCGCTAAAAAAAAGAGATTGATTATAGCTTGGTTTACAAATTCCACAAATACGAAAGCTTGGCAACAATGGTACGGCTTTGCACTGCCAGGTTCCCCAAGGAATTGTCCCGGACCTCATTATATGCCAAATAAAAGATACTCCCCGGAGCAAAGCTCCAGCTTATCAGGCCGTTAAAATTATGGCTGTGGTCCGAGGTGTTCTGCTGGACGAAAACCCTTAAGGCAATGTCCTTGGTAAGCGAGTATTGAAGCCTTTGCCCGGAGGTCAGGTCGGCCCGGTGATACTCCCAGCTTTGGTAATACTGCCAGATGTTACTGGCAGTGAAAGAAAAGGAAAGATTAGATAAAACATTAAGGCCGGACCATATTTCCAAGGTACGGCTATGGCCGAAATAATTCCAATCGTAATTGTAGGCATCGTTTTGGGAAAAATTAAACCCCCCGTTCAGTTTTTTCCTTTCATCGGAGTTGATCCCGGCCCAATAGCTCATGGTTTTTTGCCAAACGCCCTCGACACATCCCCGGTTGACATCCGTCCCGCCCCAAAATCCCCAGGCATTAAAAGTGCTAAAGTCGAAATTAAAAGAAAAACCGTCGCCGTATTTATCATCACGGTATTGCTTGCCTCGGCCGCAAAACAACCCGGCCCATAAAGAGCTTATGCCAAGATTGCTTAAGTCAGGTTTGATTCCTCCTCCGGCCGCCCAGTTTTTATATCCGGCATCGCCCCGATAGCCGAACTTTTTGATGTAAAAATCCCGGCCGATATCCTTCAGGCCGAAGAACAACTGGTAAGAATTAGCATCCCAGTTCAGGGAAGCCTCTCCCAAATTGCCATATAAACCGGAAGCCTGGTTGAGGGATCGGGCAAAAACTCCGGCCATTTTAAAGCGACTCGCAGTTACGTTGGCGTCGGCCACGAACACACTATTGACATCCCCGGGAACGGTGCGGTTGACGCCAAGCAGCCCAATGGTGGAGGATGAAAATATATCCTGGCGCAGGCGTAGTACGCTATAACTGGCATACGGTTCGGTGGCCGGCACGCCGTAGTCATCGTAATCCAATCCTCCGGTCCGGGCTATTATGGCGCCCAAAGTGGTCCCCAAGGATTTACCGGTCAGCTTGCTTCCCCATAAAATTGGCACTGGAAAGGTTGATGTTCTGGGGATCGGCTTCTATTTGGGCAAAATCGGGATTTATGGTGATATCCCAGGCCATATTGGTGGTGGGCGCCCATTTGGCGTCCAATCCCAACTTGCCCGCAGAAATTCTTTGATTCGAATATTTTTCGGTTCTCCCAAGACCATAAGGTAAAATCTCCAGGTTGCGCCCGGGCTTTATTCCGGATAACCCGCACAGTTTGCCGCATTTGGAGATCCGGGGGTAGCCTTCTTGTTTAGTGACCGGTTGCCAATATGACACTTCGTTATTTAAGGCGATGTACCTCCCAAAGTTTATGCCCCAGGTTTGATTTTCGCCGTCGGCGAAACGCAGGTTTTTAAAAGGAATGGCCAACTCGGCGGTCCATCCGCTAGTGTCTATTTTAACGGCCGAAGACCAAA harbors:
- a CDS encoding site-specific DNA-methyltransferase is translated as MKIKVLYKQKRNKQLFVKEGVTSTLAYQSDMINHNVNKIYCGDSLELLGNLSANSIHLIITSPPYFGCRIYGNETLGREESPLDYVSNLLQFTIELKRILRQDGSFYLNIGDVYFGTKGFIRNKGRYARKTDIHYREHKIIRPNGKYLQYKQLLMIPERVAIGMQEQGWILRNKIIWEKPNPVPSYSPDRRYPVYEHIFHFVKSRRYYFDLEIAKRLNNHRDIYRNSIEPFKEHQASYPVSLIKPLILTTSKENDIVLDPFIGSGTTAVAAIFTNRRFIGFEMNMEFCRIAETRIRETQISINSQLSLKNIY
- a CDS encoding carbohydrate binding family 9 domain-containing protein; this translates as MDICWDSLPSASGFIQKTPKEGQPSIESTAVKICYDRKYLYFALYCQDKHPDKISSRLIPREEGDYGDIVIILLDTYNDKRGAYKLFINPKGIQGDAYLSEDGANSDLSWNGVWSSAVKIDTSGWTAELAIPFKNLRFADGENQTWGINFGRYIALNNEVSYWQPVTKQEGYPRISKCGKLCGLSGIKPGRNLEILPYGLGRTEKYSNQRISAGKLGLDAKWAPTTNMAWDITINPDFAQIEADPQNINLSSANFMGKQADR